Genomic segment of Ruegeria sp. TM1040:
GTGCGGCGCTTGCTGACGAATTGGACGATGAAATCCCGGAGTTTGACGATGCAGACGAGCCGGAAAGCCCAGCTATGGCCGCCGAGTAAAGCCACAAAGGAGAAAAGCAATGCCGCTTGATATGTCCGCCATTCAGGAAGCCTACGCTTCCCACAGTTTCGTCTACTTCGACATTGAGACTATCCCATGTCAGGATGAAAGCTACCTGATCGACCTTGAACGCAAGGTGAAGCCTCCGGCAAACCTGAAAAAGCCGGAGAGCATAGAGAAGTGGCTTGCCGAAAACCGCAAGAGCGCTGCAATCGAAGCGCTCTCCAAGACCAGCTTTGACGGAGGTCGCGGGCACGTCTGCACTATTGCATGGGCAAGGAATGACGGCCCTGTTGCAGTGCGCCACGCAAAAACCACTGCAGACGAGCGGAGCATCTTAGCCGACTTCTTCGGTGATCTGGATCCCTACCACAGTGAAACGCTTGTGGGTCATAACATCGCCGGGTTCGACATTGGGTTTCTTCGCAAGCGGGCGATCTATCTCGGCGTAAAGATGCCGGCGTCTTGCAGCTTCCCTCGCGACCCAAAACCCTGGGACCGGTCTATTGTGGACACAATGGCTGCATGGGCTGGCGGCACCAACCGCATCAGCATGGACGAACTCTGCCAGATCCTCGGAATTCAGGGCAAGGACGGTTTTGACGGCTCTCAGGTGGCTGCAGCATGGGCGGCAGGCGAACACGACAAAATTGCTGAATACTGCAAGGACGATGTGTGGCGCACTCGTGAGATCCACAAGCGCTTTCTCGCGGCGGGCTACTGATGACCACCCGCGCCGCCGTTGCCGAATACTTCCGCCGTGAGAAGGCGGCTATGAACACGCCTCAAGGCGCAGATCATGACGCCCTGATTGCAGAGGTTGCGCTCGAGTTTCGCATGAGCATTCGCATCCTCAATGACGCCGTGAAATCCGAAACAATCACGAGGCCGAACTGATGCATGACGCTATGAACAAGGCCCAAAAAGCCACTCAATATCTGATCGATAGCGCGGCAGAGATAGCTGCTGCCAAGGCCGACCTCACTAAAGCGGAAAACATGCTTCGCGTGGTGAAGGCAATGGCAATGAAGCACAGCGACGAAAAGAGCGCTGCGGCCCAAGAGCGAGAGGCATATGCGAGCCAGCAGTATCTCTCAGCCGTGAACGAGCTGGCTCTCGTGGCTGGCGAATACGAGAAGCTGCGCGCACTACGAGAGGCCGCGAAACAGCAGATCGAGTTTTGGCGTAGCCTGAACGCCAACCAGCGCGCCGCTGAGCGCGGTTACGGGAGCGCAGCATGACACGCCCTGTTGCCGAATGGATCGGCAAAACCGACGCCACCCCTGCCCCGGCTCGCGTAAAGGCACGGATCATCATGGCGCAGGATGGCATCTGCGCCTGCGGCTGTGGCGTGAAGCTCGGCGCGGCTGGCGAAGCTATCGAGTTCGATCATGAAACCGCCCTGATCCTTGGTGGCGAGAACAGGGAAAGCAATCTGCGCGCCTTACGCCGCCCATGCCACTCGCTGAAAACAAAGCAGGACGTGGCGCAAAAATCAGTCGAGGCCCGGAAGCGGAACAAGTCTCTCGGACTGCACAAGCCCAAAGGCACCCTGCCCGGATCAAAGGCCAGCAAATGGAAACGCAAGGTAGATGGCACGGTCGTGCCTCGCTGAGATGCCCACCGAGTCCGAGAAAGAGAACGAAGCGGCCCGCCTATACAGCGAATGGCGCGCCTTACCGAAACCCCGTCCTGAGTTCCTTACCTGGGCACACACCAAGCGAGAGAAGACCGCAGCATGACCGCACAGCTTCCCCTTGAATTCCTTGACGCAGCGCGGGTTTACGAGCGCCCCTTGATTGTCGACAGCTTTGCGGGCGGCGGCGGGGCCAGCACTGGCATTGAGCTCGCTCTCGACCGTAGTCCGGATATCGCGATCAATCATGATCCGGCAGCGCTTGCGCTACATGAAGCGAACCACCCCGAGGCGTTACACCTTTCGGAGAACGTATATCGCATTGACCCGCTTGAGCATTTGAGTGGAAAGCACATCGGCCTGATGTGGTTCAGCCCCGATTGCAAGCACTTCTCCAAGGCCAAGGGCGGTAAGCCGGTAGCTCGCAACATCCGCGATCTCGCTTGGATTATTCCGGGCTGGATCGAAAGGATTCAGAAGAGCGGCGGCAAGGTCGACGTAGTTCTTATGGAGAATGTCGAGGAGTTCGCTGGCTGGGGGCCACTGATCGAGACCGACAAAGGCCTGATGCCGTGCCCAGAGCGCAAGGGGGAAACGTTCGAAGCGTGGTGCAAAAAGATCCGCAGCCTTGGTGGCAAGCTAGAGCGAAGAGAACTCCGAGGCTGTGACTACGGAGCGCCAACAATTCGCAAGCGCCTATTTGTGGCGATCCGCTTTGATGGGGAGCCTGTCAGTTGGCCCACGCCCACACACGGCGATCCCAACAGCGCCGAGGTGAAGTCGGGCAAGCTCAAACCGTGGCGAACCGCAGCAGAATGTATCGACTGGAGTCACCCTTGCCCCTCGATTTTCGACAGCAAGGCCGAGATCATGGAAAAATACGGACTGCGCTCGGTGCGCCCTCTGGCCCACAACACGCTTGCGCGCGTGGCTCGTGGCCTGCATCGCTATGTTCTGCAGGCTGAGCGTCCGTTTCTGGTGAACCTGACCCACGGCGGGCGCGTCGAGGACGTCGCAGAACCCTTCAAGACAATCACGGGGGCCAACCGGGGCGAAAAGGCGATTGTTGCGCCCTCCCTTGTCAGCGTCGCGCATGGCGATAGCGGCGGTCGTCGAAAATACCCACTGACCGATCCATATGGCGTTGTAACGGCCGGAGGCGTTTCAAACGCACTCATTGCCCCCAGCATTGCACGTTTCACCACTGGCGGAACCGGACACCAAATCAAATCTCCCCTCGCAACGGTCCCGGCAAACAGCTTCATCAAGCGCCCAGGTGGTGCCGCCCCGCTTGGAGTGCTGGCACCGTACCTTGCCACCATGCGCAACAGCCTGAAGCCTTGGCAGGAGGTAACGAAGCCCACCCACACCGTCACGGCGGGCGGCGCAGGCCTTACGCTTTGCGCGCCCCACCTGATGAGCCTGAAAGGCACTGCGCGCCGGGATCGTGCTGCAGACGCACCTCATCCGACCGTTCTGGCCGGAGGCGGCCACTCCGCTCTCATGGCCCCCGTCTTGACCTACGCACAACAGGGCGGAGCCAATCGCTCTATGCTGGACCCGCATCATACGATCTGCGCGAGCAAAAAGGACCAGAACAGCCTGTTCTCGGCCTTTCTCGCCCAGCAAAACGGCGGACCGCGCATGGCGGGGCACAGTGGCCATGATCCCCGCGAGCCGATTTCCACCGTCACCGGCAGCGGGAGCCAGCAGACGCCGGTGGCCGCGTTCTTCGCCAAATATTACGGCACCGGTGATGGAGCGCGCGCGGACGCTCCGCTGCACACTATCACAGTCAAGGATCGCATGGCGCATTGCCAAGCGGATGTGATCCCAGCTCCACCGTTCACTGACGCCCATACGGAGCGCGCCCGCCAAGTCGCAAGCCTGATGCGCGACCATGGCCTTTGGGATGAACGCGAGTTCGTCACACTCGAGATCGAGGGGCAAGCTTTCATCATCGTAGATGTCGGTATGCGCATGCTCACCCCGCGAGAGCTCTTCAACGCCCAAGGCTTCCCTGCAGACTACGTGATCGAGGGAATTTGGAAGCAGGAAAGCGATGACTGGACCTTTTCCACGTTCCCCAAGGACGTGCAGGTCCGGTGCGTGGGCAATAGCGTCTGCCCACCAGTGGCCGAGGCGCTGGTGCGCGCCAACTGTTCGCACCTTATCGAGATGGAGGACTCGCAGTGAGCCCGCAAACGCTCTTACGCCAGCGCATTGAGGCTCACCGTCGCGCGATACGATCCGGGGATCTCATCGAGATCAATCGCACGTGGGACGATCTGGAGCACGTCGTAGAATACGCCAAGCCCGCAGAGGGCCAGAAGAAGGAGGCCGCTTGATGGTGAGTGTTACCCCTGCCGCCCTGAGGGAGGCCAACGCTGCCGCATACCTCGATATGCCCGTTGCCAAATTCCGGGATCTTGTGAGCCGCGGGGCTTTGCCGAAACCCGTCATTATCGCTGATGATGTGGAGAGGTGGAAATCCGAAGACCTGCTTGCCATACTAAACGGCAACGCGGCCCGGCCCAGCGAGGACTTTGAACTGTGAGACGCCCGAATAAGCCACGTATCGTCAAGCCGGGGCTTGTTTGGAAATGGGACACCCGCAACTCGATCTGGGTGCCCTATCACCGTGTGAACTGGACAGAGGGCGGCAAGAGAAAGCAGCGAACGACAAAGCTGGACTGGCGGGGCGACTCTGAGCGCCTCGACATGCTTTATTGGCAGTGCCGAGCTGGCAAACACAAAAAACAGACAGCTCCGGCGAAGTACACGTGGCGGCAACTTATCACCGCGTGGCGCGAAGATCCGCGTGTTCAGTCTCGATTGGCGGATGGAACAAAGCGCAGCTATTCCAGAACGATGGAAGCCATACTTGATAAGAACAGTGACAAGGACGTGAGGCGAACCACACGCCAAGCAATTCGAACCGCGCACTCCAAGATGTCCGAAACTCCGAGGAAAGCGGACAAGTATCTGCAGACCGTGAGCCTTCTTTGGAACTATGGCGCCGAGAAACTAGACTGGCCCCTCGGTCCAAATCCAGCGAAAGGCATTGAACACTTCGGTAAGCAGAGCGAGTATGAGCCCTGGCCGGAATGGATGGTCGACAAGCTCAAGGATGCGCCGGAACATGTGCGCACTGCCGCTGAATTGATCCTAGGGACAGGTCAGAGACCCAATGCGGCCATTCACATGAAGTTCGCACACTTTGACGGCGAATGGATGAGCGTCCTTGATGAGAAGAGCGACGAACGGATTGATGTTTATTGTCCTCCAGCCCTGCGCGAGTTCATCTCGCGAGCGCCACGCAACGGAGCTTACGTTTTAGCGAAGAACCTTACAGAGCCCCGAGGCTACTGGTCGATCTCTTCATCATTTCGCACATGGCGCGATGCACTCGGCCCGGAGGCGAAGAAGTACGTTCTGCATGGCCTGCGCAAACTCTCTATCATCCGCCTCGCCGAGGCTGGTTGCAGTGATGCCGAAATTCAAGCCGTTACGAACCAAAGCGCAGAGATGGTGGCTTACTATCGCTCTCGGGCCAGCCGCAAAGCGCTCTCACGCGCCGCTCAAGAGCGCCGAAAGTGAAATTCCACTAAACGAACAAAACGAAAACGAAACGAGACTGTGTGAGTCGGGTGTGTGAGTCACCGAAAAGATCACACTTCTAAGAGCTCAACGCATCTTCGGTTTATCGTTTAAAATCAGCTTGGTACGGGCGGCGGGACTCGAACCCGCACGGCTAAAGCCTGGGGATTTTAAGTCCCCTGTGTCTACCATTCCACCACGCCCGCGCGGCTGGACCAATTGCCACAAGCTCTACCTGCGCGTGCGGGTGGGTTCAATCGGAAAGTCAGTGATTTTCGGCGCTTGCTCTCCGGTCACAGGTCGATGGACTCGTCCGCAAGCGGGGCGCCCGGTGCAAGGAGATGGCGTTCCGACAGCCAAGGATTCAGATCGAGGGCCGCGCGCAAGGCCTCGCGGGCCTCTGCGATACGCGACAATCCCAGCAGCGAGAGCGCGCGGCCGCTCATGGCGCCGACATGACGTGGCGAGAGCGCAAGCGCGCGGTCAAGATCGCGCAGCGCCGCAGCAAAGTCTCGGCGCAGATAATGAACAAAGGCACGCTGGTTATACCCCTCGGCGTAATTCGGGCAGTAGTCGACCAGACGATCAAAATCCGCCAGCGCCCCGACAAAATCATAGACTTCGCGCCGCGACATGCCACTATCGAGGATCTCTTGCGCGCGCTCATCGGGGGCATCCGCCCAATACTCCCAGAGCTGAGTATTGATGCGTTGGGCTTCCTGCTCGTTTGCAGCGGATTGCACATCTTCCAATAATTCGGAAATCGGACCGGAGTGATCCGGGGCAGC
This window contains:
- a CDS encoding 3'-5' exonuclease; amino-acid sequence: MPLDMSAIQEAYASHSFVYFDIETIPCQDESYLIDLERKVKPPANLKKPESIEKWLAENRKSAAIEALSKTSFDGGRGHVCTIAWARNDGPVAVRHAKTTADERSILADFFGDLDPYHSETLVGHNIAGFDIGFLRKRAIYLGVKMPASCSFPRDPKPWDRSIVDTMAAWAGGTNRISMDELCQILGIQGKDGFDGSQVAAAWAAGEHDKIAEYCKDDVWRTREIHKRFLAAGY
- a CDS encoding HNH endonuclease; this encodes MTRPVAEWIGKTDATPAPARVKARIIMAQDGICACGCGVKLGAAGEAIEFDHETALILGGENRESNLRALRRPCHSLKTKQDVAQKSVEARKRNKSLGLHKPKGTLPGSKASKWKRKVDGTVVPR
- a CDS encoding DNA cytosine methyltransferase; translation: MTAQLPLEFLDAARVYERPLIVDSFAGGGGASTGIELALDRSPDIAINHDPAALALHEANHPEALHLSENVYRIDPLEHLSGKHIGLMWFSPDCKHFSKAKGGKPVARNIRDLAWIIPGWIERIQKSGGKVDVVLMENVEEFAGWGPLIETDKGLMPCPERKGETFEAWCKKIRSLGGKLERRELRGCDYGAPTIRKRLFVAIRFDGEPVSWPTPTHGDPNSAEVKSGKLKPWRTAAECIDWSHPCPSIFDSKAEIMEKYGLRSVRPLAHNTLARVARGLHRYVLQAERPFLVNLTHGGRVEDVAEPFKTITGANRGEKAIVAPSLVSVAHGDSGGRRKYPLTDPYGVVTAGGVSNALIAPSIARFTTGGTGHQIKSPLATVPANSFIKRPGGAAPLGVLAPYLATMRNSLKPWQEVTKPTHTVTAGGAGLTLCAPHLMSLKGTARRDRAADAPHPTVLAGGGHSALMAPVLTYAQQGGANRSMLDPHHTICASKKDQNSLFSAFLAQQNGGPRMAGHSGHDPREPISTVTGSGSQQTPVAAFFAKYYGTGDGARADAPLHTITVKDRMAHCQADVIPAPPFTDAHTERARQVASLMRDHGLWDEREFVTLEIEGQAFIIVDVGMRMLTPRELFNAQGFPADYVIEGIWKQESDDWTFSTFPKDVQVRCVGNSVCPPVAEALVRANCSHLIEMEDSQ
- a CDS encoding tyrosine-type recombinase/integrase, giving the protein MRRPNKPRIVKPGLVWKWDTRNSIWVPYHRVNWTEGGKRKQRTTKLDWRGDSERLDMLYWQCRAGKHKKQTAPAKYTWRQLITAWREDPRVQSRLADGTKRSYSRTMEAILDKNSDKDVRRTTRQAIRTAHSKMSETPRKADKYLQTVSLLWNYGAEKLDWPLGPNPAKGIEHFGKQSEYEPWPEWMVDKLKDAPEHVRTAAELILGTGQRPNAAIHMKFAHFDGEWMSVLDEKSDERIDVYCPPALREFISRAPRNGAYVLAKNLTEPRGYWSISSSFRTWRDALGPEAKKYVLHGLRKLSIIRLAEAGCSDAEIQAVTNQSAEMVAYYRSRASRKALSRAAQERRK
- a CDS encoding tetratricopeptide repeat protein is translated as MVIRCCVPALVFFCVGSVAVASECPAAPDHSGPISELLEDVQSAANEQEAQRINTQLWEYWADAPDERAQEILDSGMSRREVYDFVGALADFDRLVDYCPNYAEGYNQRAFVHYLRRDFAAALRDLDRALALSPRHVGAMSGRALSLLGLSRIAEAREALRAALDLNPWLSERHLLAPGAPLADESIDL